A portion of the Bacteroidota bacterium genome contains these proteins:
- a CDS encoding SDR family oxidoreductase — MNILVTGASKGIGAELAKLASREHYVFAIARDDLKLQELKKHNPSIHVFVFDLEKGNFSQLAAEVKSKLGTIDIVINNAGMLLNKPFLEITERELQQVYNVNVFGVFKLTQNLLPLFSSSNSHIVNISSMGGFQGSAKFSGLSAYSSSKGALSILTECLAEELKENKIAVNCLCLGAVQTEMLSNAFPGYKAPVTPLKMAEYILNFALTGQHYFNGKILPVSLSTP, encoded by the coding sequence ATGAACATTTTAGTAACCGGTGCTAGTAAAGGAATTGGTGCAGAGCTAGCTAAATTAGCAAGTAGAGAACACTATGTATTTGCTATTGCCAGAGATGATTTAAAATTACAAGAGTTAAAAAAGCATAATCCTTCTATACATGTTTTTGTTTTTGATTTAGAAAAAGGAAATTTTTCTCAACTGGCAGCAGAGGTAAAGTCTAAACTAGGAACCATAGATATAGTGATTAACAATGCCGGAATGCTTTTAAATAAGCCTTTTTTAGAAATCACAGAAAGGGAATTACAGCAGGTATATAACGTAAATGTGTTTGGTGTTTTTAAGCTAACTCAAAATCTATTGCCTCTTTTTTCAAGCTCAAACTCACATATTGTAAATATTAGCAGCATGGGTGGGTTTCAAGGTTCTGCAAAATTTTCAGGATTAAGTGCATACAGCTCTAGTAAAGGAGCCTTAAGTATTTTAACAGAATGTTTAGCAGAAGAACTAAAAGAAAACAAGATTGCTGTAAACTGTTTATGTTTGGGAGCTGTGCAAACCGAAATGCTTTCGAACGCATTCCCCGGCTACAAAGCTCCGGTTACCCCGTTGAAAATGGCTGAATACATTTTAAATTTTGCACTTACAGGTCAGCATTATTTTAATGGAAAAATTTTACCTGTTTCTTTATCTACTCCATAG
- a CDS encoding twin-arginine translocase TatA/TatE family subunit yields MQINSTLLFLNLGGGEVFVVVFVIVLFFGSKRIPELARGLGRGIREFKDAASGIQKEIQDSANVVEEEVKKIDKDHLS; encoded by the coding sequence ATGCAAATTAATTCAACTCTTCTTTTTTTGAATTTAGGTGGTGGAGAGGTATTTGTGGTGGTGTTTGTGATAGTGTTGTTTTTTGGGTCTAAGCGCATTCCTGAATTGGCAAGAGGTTTAGGTCGAGGAATACGAGAGTTTAAAGATGCAGCTAGTGGAATTCAAAAGGAGATTCAAGATAGTGCAAATGTAGTGGAAGAGGAAGTAAAGAAAATTGATAAAGACCATTTATCCTAG
- the secDF gene encoding protein translocase subunit SecDF — translation MQNKGAITTFGVLLGIICIYYLSFTWVTRGVEQDAEVFANEYISQPAVIEAAKAASNGDAMKQEDYLSNAMALKRDKYLDSLRKEVVFNIGVAKYTYDECKEKEINLGLDLRGGMNVTLEISVADILKGMSNNPEDIGLNDAIKVAQVKQRTDNRDFVVLFGEAYKAKNPSSRLAPLFQSIELKEKINFNSKDEEVLAILIERVQESILTAENTLRARIDKFGVTQPNIQRLQGSGRILVELPGVSDKERVRKLLQGTANLEFWETYDNKEIYPMLVEANKRIADFEKPATSSALDSLSVNADSTAKAAVAITDTAKAVQADTTKKSLADQLGTKDSNGTSALSDTSAAARMQRERPLFSLLNENIYQRDNQYVLADGPVVGLAKSKDTSKVNAYLNNPKIKSLFPSKLKLMWTVKASKRYKDDIFELVAIKISSRDGKAPLAGDIIADARKENDYNGSGYYQISMNMTTEAGKTWKRLTGDNIGKSIAVVLDNKVYSFPTVQSEIAGGRSQITGDFASKDADDLVNILKAGKLPAPARIVEETVVGPTLGKESISSGLLSFVIALGVVLLFMAFYYSKAGLVADIALFANVFLVMGVLASLGAVLTLPGIAGIVLTIGMSVDANILIFERVREEMAAGKGAGLSIKEGFSHAMSSILDSNVTTLLLGVILFVYGTGPVQGFATTLIIGILTSLFCAIFITRLIFDSMLNKNQTIAFSTPLTENAFKNTKIDFVGKRKLYYVFSGAFILLGAVFFFKNDGFNLGVDFKGGRSYVVRFDNKKTTDEVKEKLSESFGTSPEVKTYGESNQQKITTTYLIDDSSEDAETKVEAKLKEGLDKVGENYKILSSQKVGETISRDIKTKAIWSILFSCLVMFLYILIRFKKWQYGLGSVVALLHDVLIILSCYAIFDGVMPFSLELDQHFIAAILTVMGYSMNDTVVVFDRIREYLSNNKKNDLDKGERNTVINYALNSTLSRTVNTSLTIFFVLLTIFIFGGETIRGFSFALLIGIVIGTYSSICIATPVVIDFDRNKKE, via the coding sequence ATGCAAAATAAAGGTGCAATAACCACATTTGGAGTTCTTTTGGGCATTATCTGTATTTACTACTTGTCTTTTACTTGGGTTACCCGTGGCGTAGAGCAAGATGCAGAGGTATTTGCAAATGAGTATATTTCTCAGCCTGCTGTTATTGAAGCTGCCAAAGCCGCTTCTAACGGAGATGCGATGAAGCAAGAAGATTATTTGAGCAATGCTATGGCTCTTAAAAGAGATAAATACCTTGATTCTTTGCGTAAGGAGGTTGTTTTTAACATTGGAGTTGCCAAATATACTTATGATGAGTGTAAAGAAAAAGAAATAAACCTTGGTCTGGATTTAAGAGGTGGGATGAACGTTACCCTTGAGATTTCTGTTGCAGATATTTTGAAAGGGATGTCAAATAACCCTGAAGATATTGGATTGAACGATGCGATAAAAGTTGCGCAAGTAAAGCAACGTACAGACAATAGAGATTTTGTAGTTCTTTTTGGCGAAGCCTATAAAGCTAAAAATCCGTCATCTCGATTAGCTCCTTTGTTTCAAAGTATTGAACTAAAGGAAAAAATTAATTTTAATTCAAAAGACGAAGAAGTACTTGCTATTCTTATTGAACGAGTTCAAGAGTCGATATTAACTGCAGAAAATACACTTCGTGCACGTATCGATAAATTTGGAGTAACACAACCTAATATTCAACGTTTACAAGGTTCTGGTCGTATTTTGGTTGAGTTACCTGGAGTAAGCGACAAAGAGCGTGTTCGTAAATTACTACAAGGAACAGCTAACTTAGAATTTTGGGAAACCTACGATAATAAAGAGATTTACCCAATGTTGGTAGAAGCTAACAAGCGTATTGCAGATTTCGAAAAGCCGGCTACTTCTTCAGCATTAGATAGTTTATCTGTAAATGCTGATTCTACCGCTAAAGCTGCTGTTGCAATAACTGATACAGCAAAAGCAGTACAAGCAGATACTACAAAAAAATCATTGGCAGATCAATTGGGAACAAAAGATAGTAATGGCACTTCTGCTTTATCAGATACATCAGCTGCTGCACGTATGCAACGTGAAAGACCTTTGTTTTCTCTTTTAAACGAAAATATTTATCAACGCGATAATCAATACGTATTGGCTGATGGACCGGTTGTGGGTCTTGCTAAAAGTAAAGATACATCTAAGGTTAATGCTTATTTAAATAATCCTAAAATAAAATCATTGTTCCCTTCAAAACTTAAATTGATGTGGACAGTAAAAGCATCTAAACGTTACAAAGACGATATTTTTGAATTGGTTGCAATAAAAATATCCTCTCGTGATGGTAAAGCTCCTTTAGCAGGAGATATCATTGCGGATGCAAGAAAAGAAAACGATTACAACGGTTCTGGATATTACCAGATATCTATGAACATGACTACAGAAGCCGGAAAAACTTGGAAACGCTTGACTGGCGACAACATTGGAAAGTCTATTGCAGTTGTGTTAGATAACAAAGTATACTCTTTCCCGACAGTTCAATCAGAAATTGCTGGTGGACGTTCTCAAATTACCGGAGATTTTGCTTCAAAAGATGCGGATGACTTGGTAAATATTCTTAAAGCCGGTAAACTTCCTGCACCCGCTAGAATAGTGGAAGAAACTGTTGTAGGTCCTACATTAGGAAAAGAGTCTATTAGCTCTGGTTTATTGTCGTTCGTAATAGCACTTGGAGTAGTGTTGTTATTTATGGCATTCTATTACAGCAAGGCTGGTTTGGTAGCAGATATCGCACTTTTTGCAAACGTGTTTTTAGTAATGGGCGTTTTAGCATCTTTGGGTGCAGTACTTACTTTACCAGGTATTGCAGGTATTGTGCTTACAATTGGTATGTCAGTAGATGCTAACATTCTTATCTTCGAACGTGTCCGTGAGGAGATGGCCGCAGGTAAAGGGGCTGGGTTGTCAATTAAAGAAGGTTTTAGTCATGCAATGTCTTCTATTCTTGATTCCAACGTTACAACTCTTTTACTGGGCGTAATTCTGTTCGTTTACGGAACCGGTCCGGTGCAAGGTTTTGCTACAACATTAATAATTGGTATTCTAACTTCTTTATTCTGTGCAATATTCATTACTCGTTTGATATTCGACTCAATGTTAAATAAAAATCAAACGATAGCATTTTCTACCCCATTAACAGAAAATGCATTTAAGAATACTAAAATTGACTTTGTAGGTAAGAGAAAATTATACTATGTTTTTTCCGGGGCCTTTATCTTACTTGGTGCTGTATTTTTCTTTAAAAATGACGGATTTAATTTAGGTGTAGATTTTAAAGGAGGTCGTTCTTATGTGGTAAGATTTGATAATAAAAAAACAACTGATGAAGTAAAAGAGAAACTTTCTGAATCATTTGGTACTTCCCCAGAGGTTAAAACGTATGGCGAAAGCAATCAGCAAAAAATAACAACAACTTATTTAATCGATGATTCATCAGAAGATGCGGAGACAAAAGTAGAAGCTAAGTTAAAAGAAGGGCTAGATAAGGTTGGAGAGAATTATAAAATTTTAAGTTCTCAGAAAGTAGGGGAAACAATATCAAGAGATATTAAAACCAAAGCTATTTGGTCTATTTTATTTTCTTGTTTAGTAATGTTCTTATATATTTTGATTCGATTTAAAAAGTGGCAATATGGCTTAGGCTCTGTAGTTGCGTTGCTTCACGATGTGCTTATTATTCTTTCTTGTTATGCTATATTTGACGGTGTGATGCCTTTCTCTTTAGAACTAGACCAACATTTTATCGCTGCAATATTAACTGTAATGGGATACTCAATGAATGATACCGTAGTTGTGTTTGATAGAATAAGAGAGTATTTGTCAAATAACAAGAAGAATGATTTAGATAAAGGAGAACGAAATACCGTTATTAATTACGCATTAAATAGTACACTTAGTCGTACTGTTAATACATCGTTGACAATTTTCTTTGTATTGTTAACAATATTTATTTTTGGTGGCGAAACTATCAGAGGATTTTCCTTTGCCTTGTTAATTGGTATTGTAATTGGAACATATTCATCAATTTGTATTGCAACACCTGTTGTAATTGACTTTGATAGAAACAAAAAAGAATAA
- a CDS encoding DUF4159 domain-containing protein: MKLISKSYSKLSRLFCCFKIKTNIGYLALCTLCFILSTSFTPTYKIAVLKYNGGGDWYANLETSVPNLIKYCNDNLKMNIDPEQAVVESGSSEIFNYPFIHMTGHGNVIFSTQEAENLRKYLTGGGFLHIDDNYGMDKFIRPQLKKIFPELDLVELPFNHPIYNQKYKFPNGLPKIHEHDNKPPQGFGLIYEGRLVCFYSVECDLGDGWENIEVHKDSPDAREKALKMGANLIQYAFTK; encoded by the coding sequence ATGAAACTCATTTCTAAATCATATTCAAAACTAAGTAGACTTTTTTGTTGTTTTAAGATCAAAACTAATATAGGTTATTTAGCACTTTGTACATTGTGCTTTATACTTTCAACATCCTTCACTCCTACTTATAAAATTGCAGTTTTGAAATACAATGGTGGGGGCGATTGGTATGCAAATCTGGAAACATCTGTGCCCAATCTGATTAAATATTGCAACGATAACTTAAAAATGAATATCGACCCGGAACAAGCAGTTGTTGAGTCTGGCAGTAGCGAAATTTTTAATTATCCATTTATACATATGACAGGGCATGGAAATGTTATATTTAGCACGCAGGAAGCAGAAAACCTGCGCAAATACTTGACAGGTGGCGGTTTTTTGCACATAGATGATAATTATGGAATGGACAAATTTATTCGTCCGCAATTAAAAAAAATATTTCCGGAATTGGATTTGGTAGAACTACCGTTCAATCATCCTATTTACAATCAAAAATATAAATTTCCGAACGGGCTTCCCAAGATTCATGAGCATGACAATAAACCACCGCAGGGATTTGGTTTGATTTATGAAGGAAGATTAGTTTGTTTTTATTCGGTAGAATGTGACTTGGGAGATGGATGGGAAAATATTGAGGTACACAAAGATTCTCCGGATGCTCGTGAAAAAGCACTTAAAATGGGGGCTAATTTAATTCAATATGCGTTTACTAAATAA
- a CDS encoding SpoIIE family protein phosphatase has product MRKAVVNTILLLVLPLFLLCENYNFDVLNSDKGLSQNSVTSIIKDAQGFMWFGTQDGLNRFDGQEVKIFKHNPIDSNSLSSNDIRALFQDSEGILWVGTSDGLNAFDLAVNKIVRYTAGKNNLTDSKISCVTQDKAGIIWVGTENGISLINKKEKTIKQLKLGENCGGCNNITTIAIKHKVWVGTKNSGLFSLDINNRVTKISLNLNKDGKEYGLNALCFYDNEILLISTDNGLLFFNSKQEAIISSISTKTSAEIISSEFISIQQDKNKTIFASTRSGDFYKLHFTDFKIEKIDLVDYSVLRTGIYSSFIDEESNIWLGTSSLGVVYHLDRKSYFNTNLFSEPIYSILKQNENNILVSGASNLSIIDSRGRIIKQTPQSNFILSFYNEGDGIIVGTYSGGVKFLNKDKLIRDDIKYYRLKDVTITEIKKIFADKLFLSTITQGLYIHDFNTNTFSSLNATNGLTSNFVNCFIKDKSNNIWIGTDKGVSIYNPQTNKFRYITTTSNKISSNYILTIHEDKRGAIWLGTDLGLNKVDVKTNTITQYYQKDGLPNDIVYGILEDEFGNLWLSTNNGICKFNPSIQNTNGSAFTCFTKEDGLQSNEFNQGAYYKAEDGELFFGGSKGFTSFYPKDIKTNTTPPTIFLADFKVNYRDFNIDSAFLFKKDIKLSHTQNHLIFTIKAIDYVKPQGLRYSVILEGHEKEWSPYSFNTLISYPQLPPGDYVFKVRAINNNGVEAIHPLEIRISITPPWYKTKLAYAFFSLTIALLFVGYTQGRTFKIRREKRILEERVADRTRQLAQKNRDITSSIQYAKKIQEAILPDRGEISGYFNESFILYKPKDIVSGDFYWFAEKNGKKIVAVVDCTGHGVPGAFMSMIGYNLLNQIVIEEGTTHAHEILNKLHKGVQKSLKQAAESDRHDGMDAAICILDEAKKEMQFAGANRPLVRIVDGKLEKITGNKYPIGGAQMQTEREFTLQTFTYKKGDCYYLFSDGYADQFGGDLGKKFMQKKLVAMLQSIHQNTMDEQLTLLDKEFSNWKGINEQVDDVLVIGIRT; this is encoded by the coding sequence ATGCGTAAGGCGGTTGTAAACACTATTCTATTATTAGTTCTCCCTCTTTTTCTTTTGTGTGAGAATTACAACTTTGATGTATTAAATAGCGATAAGGGATTATCTCAAAACTCTGTTACTTCCATCATAAAAGATGCACAAGGGTTTATGTGGTTTGGTACACAAGATGGACTCAACCGATTTGACGGACAAGAAGTAAAAATTTTCAAACACAATCCGATAGATTCCAATTCATTATCCAGTAATGATATTCGTGCTTTGTTTCAAGATTCTGAAGGCATATTGTGGGTAGGTACATCAGATGGTTTAAACGCATTTGATTTGGCTGTGAATAAAATAGTAAGATACACAGCCGGCAAAAACAATCTAACAGACAGCAAGATTTCCTGTGTAACACAAGACAAAGCCGGTATTATTTGGGTGGGAACCGAAAATGGTATTTCGCTCATCAATAAAAAAGAAAAAACGATAAAGCAGTTGAAGTTAGGGGAGAATTGTGGAGGGTGCAACAACATAACAACAATTGCTATTAAACATAAAGTTTGGGTCGGGACTAAGAATTCCGGTTTGTTTTCTCTAGATATTAATAATAGAGTAACAAAAATATCATTAAATCTAAACAAGGACGGAAAAGAGTATGGCCTAAATGCCTTGTGTTTTTATGATAATGAGATACTATTAATTTCTACTGATAATGGACTCCTTTTTTTTAATTCTAAGCAAGAAGCAATCATATCTTCGATCTCAACAAAAACATCAGCAGAAATAATAAGTTCTGAATTTATCAGTATTCAACAGGATAAAAATAAAACAATTTTTGCTTCTACTAGATCAGGCGATTTCTATAAGTTACATTTTACAGATTTTAAAATTGAAAAAATAGATTTAGTTGATTATTCCGTTCTTAGAACTGGTATCTACTCTAGTTTTATTGATGAAGAAAGTAATATTTGGTTAGGAACTTCCAGTTTAGGGGTTGTATATCATTTGGATAGAAAATCCTATTTCAATACAAATTTATTCAGTGAACCGATATATTCAATCCTAAAACAAAACGAAAATAATATTCTTGTGAGTGGAGCATCTAATTTATCTATAATTGATAGTAGAGGTAGAATTATTAAACAAACCCCACAAAGCAATTTTATACTCTCATTTTATAATGAAGGAGATGGTATTATTGTCGGGACATATTCTGGAGGAGTTAAGTTTTTGAATAAAGATAAATTGATAAGAGATGATATTAAGTATTACAGGCTTAAGGATGTTACAATTACAGAAATCAAAAAGATATTTGCGGATAAACTATTTTTATCTACAATTACACAAGGGTTATATATACATGATTTTAATACCAATACATTTTCATCTTTAAATGCAACTAATGGATTAACTAGCAATTTTGTCAATTGTTTCATCAAAGATAAAAGCAATAATATTTGGATAGGTACTGATAAAGGAGTTTCGATTTATAACCCCCAAACAAACAAGTTTAGATATATTACAACTACTTCAAATAAGATTAGCTCAAATTATATTTTAACAATACATGAAGATAAAAGAGGTGCTATTTGGTTAGGAACTGATTTAGGGCTTAATAAAGTAGATGTCAAAACCAATACGATAACTCAATATTACCAAAAAGATGGTCTCCCCAACGATATTGTATATGGAATTTTGGAAGATGAATTTGGAAATTTATGGTTGAGTACTAATAATGGTATTTGCAAATTTAATCCTTCTATACAAAATACTAATGGGTCTGCATTTACTTGTTTTACAAAAGAAGATGGTTTGCAATCGAATGAATTTAATCAGGGTGCGTATTATAAAGCAGAGGATGGGGAGCTGTTTTTTGGAGGCTCCAAAGGGTTTACCTCTTTTTACCCAAAGGACATAAAAACAAACACTACGCCACCTACAATATTTCTTGCCGATTTTAAAGTAAACTATCGAGATTTTAATATCGATTCTGCATTTCTCTTCAAAAAAGACATAAAACTTTCACACACACAAAACCATTTGATATTTACTATTAAGGCTATTGACTATGTTAAACCGCAAGGGTTAAGGTACTCTGTAATACTTGAAGGGCATGAAAAAGAATGGTCGCCCTATTCGTTTAATACATTAATTAGTTATCCTCAATTACCTCCCGGGGATTATGTGTTTAAAGTAAGAGCGATAAACAATAATGGGGTAGAGGCGATACACCCCCTAGAAATTCGTATTAGCATTACACCTCCTTGGTATAAAACTAAATTGGCCTATGCATTTTTTTCTTTAACAATTGCATTGTTATTTGTGGGATACACGCAAGGGCGCACATTTAAAATTAGAAGGGAAAAAAGAATTTTAGAGGAACGTGTGGCAGATAGGACAAGACAGTTGGCTCAAAAAAATAGAGATATAACATCCAGTATTCAGTATGCAAAAAAAATTCAAGAAGCCATACTTCCTGATAGAGGGGAAATATCAGGATATTTTAACGAATCTTTTATTTTATACAAACCCAAAGATATTGTAAGTGGAGATTTTTATTGGTTTGCAGAGAAAAATGGAAAAAAGATTGTTGCAGTTGTTGATTGCACCGGACATGGTGTGCCGGGCGCATTTATGAGTATGATTGGGTATAATTTACTCAATCAAATTGTTATAGAGGAAGGTACTACCCATGCACATGAAATATTAAACAAATTGCACAAAGGAGTTCAAAAATCGTTGAAACAAGCTGCTGAAAGCGATAGGCACGATGGCATGGATGCCGCAATTTGTATATTGGATGAGGCAAAAAAAGAAATGCAGTTTGCCGGTGCTAATCGACCATTGGTTAGAATTGTTGATGGGAAGCTTGAGAAAATTACCGGCAATAAATACCCGATAGGCGGAGCTCAAATGCAAACCGAGAGAGAGTTCACATTGCAAACCTTTACTTACAAAAAAGGCGATTGTTATTATTTGTTCTCCGATGGATATGCCGACCAGTTTGGAGGCGACTTAGGGAAGAAATTTATGCAAAAAAAATTGGTAGCGATGCTGCAATCTATTCATCAAAACACAATGGACGAACAATTAACATTGTTGGATAAGGAGTTTTCTAATTGGAAAGGAATAAACGAACAGGTTGACGATGTATTAGTTATTGGAATTAGAACATAG
- a CDS encoding TIGR00266 family protein, with protein MRTNHEIDYKIYGEEMQCVEIELDPQETAIAESGSFMMMEQGIQMETIFGDGSATQSTSFLGKVMSAGKRLLVGESLFMTAYTNTVNGKKKVTFASPYPGKVIALDLQQLKGKIICQKDAFLCAAKGVSVGIEFQKKLGTGLFGGEGFIMQKLEGDGYAFVHAGGMIIEKELAPGEKLKVDTGCIVAFTQDVNYDIEFVGGIKNTILGGEGLFFATLTGPGKIWVQSLPISRLAGRILAYGTYKRKEEGSILGGIGNMLDGD; from the coding sequence ATGAGAACAAACCACGAAATTGACTACAAAATTTATGGAGAGGAAATGCAATGTGTGGAAATAGAATTAGATCCACAAGAAACAGCCATTGCAGAGTCGGGCAGCTTTATGATGATGGAGCAAGGCATACAAATGGAAACCATTTTTGGAGATGGATCGGCAACCCAAAGCACCAGTTTTTTAGGAAAGGTAATGTCAGCCGGGAAACGATTGCTTGTAGGCGAAAGTTTATTTATGACCGCCTACACAAATACTGTAAATGGGAAGAAAAAAGTAACGTTTGCATCTCCTTATCCAGGAAAAGTAATAGCGCTCGATTTACAACAATTAAAAGGAAAAATAATTTGTCAGAAAGATGCTTTTTTGTGCGCAGCTAAAGGAGTATCGGTAGGTATTGAGTTTCAAAAAAAATTAGGAACCGGCTTATTTGGAGGCGAGGGTTTTATTATGCAGAAGCTTGAAGGAGATGGATACGCTTTTGTACATGCAGGTGGTATGATAATTGAAAAAGAACTAGCTCCCGGAGAAAAACTAAAAGTGGACACTGGCTGTATTGTGGCGTTTACGCAAGATGTAAATTATGATATTGAATTTGTAGGAGGAATAAAAAACACCATTTTGGGAGGAGAAGGTTTGTTTTTTGCTACACTTACCGGTCCTGGAAAAATATGGGTACAATCGCTACCAATTAGCAGATTAGCCGGACGTATATTGGCTTATGGAACGTATAAAAGAAAAGAAGAAGGCAGCATTCTAGGGGGCATTGGAAATATGTTGGATGGAGATTAG
- a CDS encoding PA0069 family radical SAM protein has translation MADYIKGRGAQVNTNNKFLKKEFTQQHIDAIDEEYVPDEKTQYFYESPKKIINKVQSADVYGEYSMNAYQGCEHGCIYCYARNAHEYWGFSAGLDFEQKIIVKKNAPELLDNELSKKNWKSAPIMLSGNTDCYQPVERKMEITRRMLQVLLKHKHPVGMITKNSLILRDIDLLQELAKNKLVHVMVSITTLKEDLRLVMEPRTATAKQRLKIIEELNKNSIPCGVMNAPIIPGLNSDEIPAVIKAAADVGAARAGYTLVRLNGAVSQIFTDWVTKNFPDASQKILNQIKECHAGSLSDSRPGTRMSGDGKVAEMINRLFKLSVKKYISLNTNWYEYDTQLYYTNKEKQLRLF, from the coding sequence ATGGCAGATTATATAAAAGGAAGAGGAGCTCAAGTTAATACGAACAACAAATTTTTAAAGAAAGAATTTACGCAACAGCATATTGATGCTATTGATGAGGAATATGTGCCGGACGAAAAGACGCAGTATTTTTATGAGTCGCCAAAAAAAATTATAAATAAAGTACAAAGCGCAGATGTATATGGCGAGTATTCGATGAATGCATACCAAGGTTGTGAACATGGATGTATTTATTGTTATGCTCGAAATGCTCACGAATATTGGGGTTTTAGTGCAGGCTTAGATTTTGAGCAGAAGATTATTGTAAAAAAGAATGCCCCAGAACTATTAGATAACGAGTTGTCTAAAAAAAATTGGAAATCAGCTCCTATTATGCTTTCCGGTAATACCGATTGTTATCAGCCTGTAGAGCGTAAGATGGAGATTACACGAAGAATGCTGCAAGTACTACTTAAACATAAGCATCCGGTTGGGATGATTACAAAAAATAGTTTGATTTTACGCGATATAGATTTGTTGCAAGAGCTTGCCAAAAATAAATTGGTGCATGTAATGGTTTCAATTACTACGCTTAAAGAAGATTTACGACTTGTAATGGAGCCTCGCACTGCAACTGCTAAGCAACGATTAAAAATAATTGAAGAGCTCAATAAAAATTCTATACCATGTGGTGTAATGAATGCGCCAATTATTCCGGGATTGAATAGTGACGAAATACCTGCTGTTATTAAAGCCGCTGCTGATGTTGGAGCTGCCAGAGCTGGTTATACGTTGGTGCGCTTGAATGGAGCTGTAAGTCAAATATTTACTGACTGGGTAACTAAAAACTTTCCGGATGCATCACAAAAAATTTTGAATCAAATTAAAGAATGTCATGCAGGTAGTTTGAGTGATAGTAGACCTGGTACACGCATGAGTGGCGATGGAAAAGTTGCAGAGATGATAAACAGATTATTTAAACTTTCGGTAAAAAAATATATTTCACTTAATACAAATTGGTATGAGTATGATACACAGCTTTATTATACCAATAAAGAGAAACAACTAAGGTTATTTTAG